A genomic window from Silene latifolia isolate original U9 population chromosome 11, ASM4854445v1, whole genome shotgun sequence includes:
- the LOC141613165 gene encoding uncharacterized protein LOC141613165: MSRRRRRGQPIYQLDREIEATARRLNSLRRRGLLDIPPIEEVNHQEATEVFENPFGVLEEEPNTMGDPVPIRDTMAPKHIVNPSIQRPRIQANNFEIKNALLNLVQDNQFGGGPLENPNDHLNDFLENCDMYKSNGVSDDAVRLRLFPRSLRGSAKDWLKNCDPDSFKTWDELASAFLNKYFPPSRTAKVKSELQSFTQEDDETLYEAWERYKKLQRLCPHHGISEAELVNNFYKGLTQDLRLSLDAGSGKGALDILGHKAAKELIEEMASRTMEWGSDRQMRKGKSKDSNSVLNVEVKGMLDELTQQVALLNSKPKGSDMSQLAQNPGKFPGNTVNPREMNAVFLRSGKQLEEVEKSPKWKRKRVSSEVLKEHPVEVVQEDEIMVEKSKEVEMVDPPKQDEPIATKAKECTPPPREYVAPVPFPQRLAKPRIEKKYEKFVEILKGMNVTIPFLDMITEIPSYGKFLKELVTLKKKNGEVQTINLSKECSVILTHTNKLPNKLEDPGSFSIPCSIQGVAIKRALCDLGASVSLMPLSIFKRLDLGDLKPTRVSLQLADRSVKFPIGVIEDVPLVVGKLVIPCDFFVMDMPEDHNVPIILGRPCLATGGAMIDVKSGKLSLQVGEDRVEFELHKSMEALSLGDTCCIVDILENPMEEHDPKASSMDPLETCLVSGYEVDDKDIETLAYVWMLDSAPIHEQAPKFEVLEVGKKEESSTPPPTVELKPLPSSLKYEFLGDNSTFPVIINSALDDTQTSKLISLLKRFKGVLGYTIGDLKGISPSLCTHKILLENEDASSIEPQRRLNPIMKEVKGGMTVVRNDKNELIPTRTVTGWRMCVDYRKLNKSTRKDHFPLPFMDQMLERLAQHNYFCFLDGYSGFFQIPIHPSDQEKTTFTCPFGTYAYRRMPFGLCNAPSTFQRAMMSIFSDFIEQEMEVFMDDFSVVGKSFESCLMNLEKVLSKCQESNLVLNWEKCHFMVQEGVVLGHIVSNRGIEVDKAKIEVIASLPPPTNVKGVRSFLGHAGFYRRFIKDFSKIARPLTELLAKDTPFVFSNRCLDAFNRLKEALTSAPIIQPPDWSLPFELMCDASDHALGAVLGQRKDGKVHAIHYASKTLDDAQTNYSTTEKELLAVVFAMEKFRTYLVGAKVIVFTDHVALRHLLIKKESKPRLIRWILLLQEFDMEIRDKKGVENVVADHLSRLINLNVDNGLPINDHLPDDHLLSLSLGEAPWYADIVNYLVSGIIPYDYDSHKKKKFFHDLRQYFWDEPCLYKSCADGIIRRCIPSEEVKPIISHCHDMPSGGHGSSRKTAARVLQCGFYWPSLFHDVATYIKGCDKCQRSGNISRRHEMPMNYILEVELFDVWGIDYQGPFPSSNGYEYILVAVDYVSKWVEAIPTKTCDAKSVTKLMETIIFPRFGVPRIVISDRGNHFRERTLDALLRKHGVQHRRSLAYHPQANGQAEISNREIKMILEKTVTGQGRIELEHKAHWAIRLVNFDLKSAGEKRLLDLNELEEFRLEAYESSRIYKEKTKKFHDKKILRREFEVGELVLLFNSRFKLFAGKLKSKWSGPFTVVRVFPHGAVEISDGDHSFKVNGQRLKQYVAGTPIIKDVSSITTSLPNY, encoded by the exons ATGAGTAGGCGACGAAGACGAGGTCAACCGATATATCAACTTGACCGCGAAATTGAAGCCACGGCAAGAAGACTTAATTCATTAAGAAGAAGGGGTTTACTTGATATTCCACCGATTGAAGAAGTTAATCACCAAGAAGCTACCGAAGTGTTTGAAAatccttttggggttttagaagaaGAGCCTAACACCATGGGTGATCCGGTTCCGATAAGAGACACTATGGCTCCTAAGCACATAGTCAATCCAAGCATCCAAAGGCCACGAATtcaagctaataactttgagATTAAAAATGCCTTGCTCAACCTTGTTCAAGACAACCAATTTGGAGGAGGTCCCTTGGAGAACCCAAATGATCATCTAAATGATTTCCTTGAAAATTGTGATATGTACAAATCAAATGGGGTTTCCGATGACGCGGTTCGCCTTAGGTTGTTCCCCCGTTCTCTTAGGGGTTCGGCCAAGGATTGGTTGAAGAATTGTGACCCGGATTCCTTCAAGACATGGGATGAGTTGGCATCGgcatttttgaacaaatatttccCACCCTCAAGAACGGCGAAAGTGAAGAGTGAACTACAAAGCTTTACTCAAGAAGACGATGAGAccttatatgaggcatgggaacGGTATAAGAAGCTCCAACGGTTGTGCCCTCACCATGGCATCTCCGAGGCCGAGCTAGTGAACAATTTTTACAAAGGGTTGACTCAAGACCTAAGGCTTTCATTGGATGCGGGATCGGGGAAAGGTGCCTTAGACATTTTGGGGCATAAAGCGGCGAAGGAActaattgaggagatggcctcAAGAACTATGGAATGGGGAAGTGATAGGCAAATGAGGAAAGGCAAGAGCAAGGATTCTAATTCGGTTTTGAATGTGGAAGTCAAGGGTATGCTAGATGAACTCACCCAACAAGTTGCTTTGCTAAATTCAAAACCCAAGGGCTCCGATATGAG TCAATTGGCTCAAAATCCGGGGAAGTTTCCGGGTAATACGGTTAACCCAAGGGAGATGAATGCGGTGTTTTTGAGGAGTGGTAAGCAATTGGAGGAGGTTGAGAAATCTCCTAAGTGGAAGAGGAAGAGGGTGTCAAGTGAAGTACTGAAAGAGCACCCGGTTGAAGTTGTGCAAGAAGATGAGATTATGGTGGAGAAGTCTAAGGAGGTGGAGATGGTTGACCCTCCAAAGCAAGATGAGCCTATTGCAACTAAGGCAAAAGAATGTACCCCCCCACCAAGGGAGTATGTAGCACCGGTACCCTTTCCACAAAGGCTTGCAAAGCCTAGAATTGAAAAGAAGTATGAGAAGTTTGTGGAGATCTTGAAGGGAATGAATGTCACGATTCCTTTCCTTGACATGATTACCGAAATTCCATCTTATGGCAAGTTTCTTAAGGAACTTGTCACTTTGAAGAAGAAGAATGGAGAGGTGCAAACCATCAACCTCTCTAAGGAATGTAGTGTTATACTCACTCACACCAACAAGCTTCCTAACAAGCTAGAAGATCCGGGGAGTTTCTCTAtcccttgttctatccaaggcGTGGCTATTAAAAGAGCTTTATGTGATTTGGGGGCTAGTGTTAGCCTCATGCCACTTTCAATATTCAAGAGGCTTGATTTGGGAGATTTGAAGCCAACTAGAGTTTCACTTCAACTTGCCGATCGGTCGGTCAAATTTCCCATTGGTGTGATTGAAGATGTACCCTTGGTAGTTGGGAAGCTTGTCATACCTTGTGATTTCTTTGTTATGGATATGCCCGAGGATCACAATGTGCCAATTATTTTGGGGCGACCTTGTCTTGCCACCGGGGGAGCTATGATCGACGTAAAGAGTGGGAAACTATCTTTGCAAGTGGGTGAGGATAGGGTGGAATTTGAACTCCACAAGTCCATGGAAGCTCTTTCTCTAGGTGACACTTGTTGCATTGTTGACATTCTTGAGAATCCTATGGAGGAACATGACCCGAAAGCTTCCTCCATGGATCCTTTGGAGACTTGTCTTGTTAGTGGGTATGAGGTCGATGACAAAGATATTGAGACTCTTGCATATGTGTGGATGTTGGATTCGGCTCCTATTCATGAACAAGCTCCCAAATTTGAAGTGTTGGAAGTCGGTAAGAAGGAGGAGAGTTCCACGCCTCCTCCTACGGTTGAACTTAAACctcttccttcttctttgaaGTATGAATTTCTAGGAGATAATTCCACTTTTCCCGTCATCATCAATAGTGCACTTGATGACACCCAAACCTCAAAACTCATTTCTTTGCTCAAAAGGTTCAAGGGTGTCCTTGGGTACACTATTGGTGacctcaaggggattagtccctctTTGTGTACTCATAAAATTCTTCTTGAAAATGAGGATGCATCCTCAATTGAGCCACAAAGAAGGCTTAATCCCATCATGAAAGAGGT AAAAGGAGGCATGACGGTAGTGCGAAATGACAAGAATGAATTGATTCCTACAAGGACGGtaaccgggtggagaatgtgcgtggactataggaagttgaacaagtccacccggaaggatcactttcctttaccgttcatggatcaaatgctagaaagattagctcaacacaactatttttgctttttggatggctattcgggatttttccaaatccccATCCATCCAAGcgaccaagaaaagaccaccttTACTTGTCCCTTTGGCACctatgcatataggaggatgccattCGGACTATGTAATGCTCCGTCTACTTTTCAAAGAGCTATGATGTCAATTTTCTCCGATTTCATTGAACAAgaaatggaagttttcatggatgatttctcggttGTTGGGAAAAGTTTTGAAAGTTGTTTAATGAATTTGGAGAAAGTTTTGAGCAAGTGTCAAGAGTCtaaccttgtgcttaattgggagaagtgccatttcatggtacaAGAAGGTGTTGTGTTGGGACACATAGTGTCCAATCGTGGGATAGAAGTTGATAAGGCTAAGATTGAAGTCATTGCTAGTCTCCCACCCCCCACCAATGTCAAgggggtgagaagtttccttggacATGCGGGCTTTTACCGCCGCTTCATCAAGGACTTCTCTAAGATTGCGAGACCCTTGACCGAGTTGTTAGCCAAAGATACTCCTTTCGTGTTCTCTAACCGTTGTCTTGATGCTTTCAATAGGTTAAAGGAAGCTTTGACAAGTGCTCCTATTATACAACCTCCGGATTGGAGCTTGCCGTTTGAGTTGATGTGTGATGCGAGCGATCATGCCTTGGGCGCGGTATTAGGCCAAAGGAAGGATGGAAAGGTGCATGCAATTCACTATGCAAGCAAAACTCTAGATGATGCTCAAACAAATTACTCAACAACGGAAAAGGAGCTCTTGGCCGTGGTATTTGCAATGGAGAAGTTCCGGACCTATTTGGTGGGGGCTAAGGTTATAGTGTTCACCGATCATGTTGCCTTGAGACACTTGCTCATCAAGAAGGAGTCCAAGCCTCGATTGATTAGGTGGATATTACTTCTCCAAGAGTTTGACATGGAGATTAGGGATAAGAAAGGAGTTGAAAATGTAGTGGCCGATCATTTATCCCGGCTCATCAACCTCAATGTTGACAATGGGCTTCCTATCAATGATCACTTGCCCGATGACCACTTGTTGTCCCTAAGCTTGGGTGAAGCGCCGTGGTATGCGGATATAGTGAATTATTTGGTCTCCGGGATAATCCCATATGATTATGACTCACATAAGAAGAAGAAATTCTTTCATGATCTAaggcaatatttttgggatgagcCTTGTTTATACAAATCTTGTGCGGATGGGATAATCCGGAGGTGCATTCCAAGTGAAGAGGTGAAGCCGATAATTTCACATTGCCATGATatgccaagtggagggcatggTAGTTCAAGAAAGACCGCCGCAAGGGTGCTCCAATGCGGTTTCTATTGGCCTTCCCTATTCCATGATGTGGCAACCTACATCAAAGGGTGTGATAAGTGTCAACGAAGCGGCAATATTTCAAGGAGGCATGAGATGCCAATGAACTACATTCTAGAGGTGGAGTTGTTTgatgtatggggaattgactaTCAAGGTCCTTTTCCATCATCCAATGGATATGAGTACATACTTGTTGCGGTGGATTATGTGAGTAAATGGGTTGAAGCTATCCCAACAAAAACTTGTGATGCAAAGTCGGTGACAAAACTCATGGAAActatcatatttccaaggtttggTGTTCCAAGAATTGTGATTAGTGATCGTGGGAATCATTTTCGGGAAAGAACTCTTGATGCTCTTCTAAGGAAACATGGGGTGCAACATAGGCGTAGTCTTGCCTACCACCCACAAGCAAACGGCCAAGCCGAAATCTCAAACCGTGAAATTAAGATGATTCTTGAGAAGACCGTGACCGGTCAAGGAAGGATTG AGTTGGAGCACAAGGCACATTGGGCAATCCGACTTGTCAACTTCGACTTGAAGAGTGCCGGAGAAAAAAGGCTTCTTGACCTcaatgagttggaagaattcaggcttgaggcttatgagagctcaaGGATTTACAAAGAGAAGACTAAGAAATTTCATGACAAGAAAATTTTGAGAAGAGAATTCGAGGTGGGAGAGTTGGTCCTCCTTTTTAACTCGCGGTTCAAGCTATTCGCGGGGAAGCTCAAGTCTAAGTGGTCGGGACCTTTCACCGTGGTCCGAGTCTTTCCACATGGCGCGGTTGAAATATCCGATGGAGATCACTCCTTCAAGGTGAACGGGCAAAGGCTCAAGCAATATGTTGCCGGAACCCCTATAATCAAGGATGTGAGCTCCATCACCACCTCTCTTCCAAATTATTGA